The following nucleotide sequence is from Gordonia jinghuaiqii.
ATCGGGACGTTGAAGGCGTCGCAGGTGCGGACGAACCGGGCGGCCTTCTCCGAGGCGTCGATGTCGAGGCAGCCGGCGAACTGGGTCGGCTGGTTGGCGACGATGCCGACGCTGCGACCGTCGACGCGGCCGAAGCCCACGAGGATGTTCGTCGCGTACCCGGCCTGCACCTCGAGGAACTCGTCGTCGTCGAGAATGCGACGGATGACCTCGTGCATGTCGTAGGGCTGGTTCGGCGAATCCGGGATGAGGGTGTCGAGTTCGAGGTCCTCGTCGGTGAGGGTGTCCTCGATGGAACCGGCGGCCGGCTGCGCGACCGGCAGACGCGGGGCGTCGGCGCGGTTGTTGCTGGGCAGGTAGCTCAGGAGTTCCTTGACGTACTCGAGGGCGTCCTCTTCGTCGGAGGCGACGTAGTGGGCGGTACCGGATTTGGACATGTGCGTGTGTGCACCGCCCAGCTCCTCCATCGTGACCTCCTCACCGGTGACGGTCTTGATGACATCCGGGCCGGTGATGAACATCTGGCTGGTCTGATCGACCATGACCACGAAGTCGGTGAGCGCGGGGGAGTACACGTGACCGCCTGCTGCGGCACCCATGATCAGCGAGATCTGCGGGATCACGCCGGAGGCGCGGACGTTGCGGTGGAAGATCTCGCCGTACAGGCCGAGCGAGACGACGCCTTCCTGGATGCGGGCGCCTGCACCGTCGTTGATGCCGATGAGGGGACGACCGGTCTTGATCGCGAGGTCCATGACCTTGACGATTTTCTCGCCGTAGACCTCACCGAGGCTGCCGCCGAAGACGGTGGAGTCCTGCGAGAACACGCAGACCTCACGGCCGTCGATGGTGCCGTAGCCGGAGACGACGCCGTCGCCGAGGGGGCGACGCTCGGCGAGGCCGAAGTTGGTGCTGCGGTGGCGGGCCAGTGCGTCGAGTTCGACGAACGAACCGTCGTCGAGCAGATGCGTGATCCGCTCACGGGCGGTCAGCTTGCCCTTGGCGTGGGTCTTCTCGACGGCGGCCTCGCCCACCGGATGCTTCGTCTCCTCGAGACGATTACGCAGATCGGCGAGCTTTCCCGCCGTGGTGTGGATGTCGGGGGCGTCGGCCTCGTCGCGTGAAGCAGTGGTCATGACTGTCGATGCTAACTACCCGGGTGTGAGCCACGTCAACCGGATCAACGTGAGATATGCCTCAGGTTTCCGAGCGATCGGTCGGTGGCGGCGCCGGAGGACGATCGCCAGGGCCCGTCGGCACCTGAATCCACCCCCTCCGGCGGCGCCTGTCCCGGTCGCTACACCGCCGCCAGGGCCCGGACCCGCGGTGCGACGGTCTCCATGAAGTCGGCGACGCCGGTGGTGTAGTCGGGGAAGGACAACACGCTGCGGTCGACGTCGGCCTCGCGCTCGAGATCGTGCAGGTACGCCGCGACCCGGTCGTAGGAGCCCACGAGATGCGGATGGAACAGGCAGGAACCGGTGACGACCGCGGCCCGCGTCGGGTGGTCGAACGCGACGTCGAGTGTCTGGTTGCGCTCCTGGGTCTGGATCTTCGCCGACATCCCGGTCGGATCGCCGGCCGCGGCACTCCGCAGCCCTTCGGCTGCTTCGACGTCGGTGTCGTTGGCGAACGACTGCACCATCGCGACCGCCTCGGCGTCGGTGGGCGCGGTGATGATCCCGTAGAGGGCGGCGGTGCCGACGGTCCGGCCCGCCCTCGATGCCACGGTGACCAGGTCGGTGCGGGCCTTCGCGACCTGATCGAAGTCGCCGAGCACGAAGTTCACATCGGCGCGATTGGCGGCGGCCTCGATGGAACGCGGTGACTGGCCAGGGATGATCACCGTCACCCC
It contains:
- a CDS encoding acyl-CoA carboxylase subunit beta; translation: MTTASRDEADAPDIHTTAGKLADLRNRLEETKHPVGEAAVEKTHAKGKLTARERITHLLDDGSFVELDALARHRSTNFGLAERRPLGDGVVSGYGTIDGREVCVFSQDSTVFGGSLGEVYGEKIVKVMDLAIKTGRPLIGINDGAGARIQEGVVSLGLYGEIFHRNVRASGVIPQISLIMGAAAGGHVYSPALTDFVVMVDQTSQMFITGPDVIKTVTGEEVTMEELGGAHTHMSKSGTAHYVASDEEDALEYVKELLSYLPSNNRADAPRLPVAQPAAGSIEDTLTDEDLELDTLIPDSPNQPYDMHEVIRRILDDDEFLEVQAGYATNILVGFGRVDGRSVGIVANQPTQFAGCLDIDASEKAARFVRTCDAFNVPIVTLVDVPGFLPGTDQEYRGIIRRGAKLLYAYGEATVGKITVITRKAYGGAYDVMGSKHMGADVNLAWPTAQIAVMGASGAVGFVYRSQLKDAAAKGEDVDALRLELQAEYEDTLVNPYVAAARGYVDAVIPPSHTRGQIATALKLLERKVVNMPPKKHGNIPL
- a CDS encoding LLM class flavin-dependent oxidoreductase, whose translation is MKYGVFLPTVNNGYILSKASPQYMPSYELNRTIATEAERTGYEFVLSMSKFRGYGSEGTGFWDYAQDPLAVIGPLIGATSTIKVWGSVGAPSVHPAMTARIAATYDDASNGRFGINIVAGWNRSEYAQMGLWPGDDYPSKRYGYVDEYVHILRSLWETGRLTYHSEHFALDDCLVQPTPRHGVTVIIPGQSPRSIEAAANRADVNFVLGDFDQVAKARTDLVTVASRAGRTVGTAALYGIITAPTDAEAVAMVQSFANDTDVEAAEGLRSAAAGDPTGMSAKIQTQERNQTLDVAFDHPTRAAVVTGSCLFHPHLVGSYDRVAAYLHDLEREADVDRSVLSFPDYTTGVADFMETVAPRVRALAAV